In Plodia interpunctella isolate USDA-ARS_2022_Savannah chromosome 8, ilPloInte3.2, whole genome shotgun sequence, the DNA window TGggacaaatttttatttaagcaaGTCTTTAAGGAAGGaccaaatataatttcttgacGAGCGGAAggaaaataagattttttatttaacttgccaTACCTAACTTTTAATTGGATTGCACACAAAGTATTTTCTGGCTCTAATTGTCTATTGAAGCAATCACGCATTTACAAATTgattacatatataggtacaattgGATTTTGTTCCGGGCTTCGttagaaaattttcttttttaacggaattttggaattatttttcattccatTGAAAGTGTTCAAGTGTTGTCTTGATCTTGTCATAACCAGAACAAAtggtatatactttttttatatattctaatgAGGATAAGGTGTACATACTCCTTTTCCTCAATGAATAatggttaattaaaaaataagaaacttAAATTTCGACTTTCAATTGGAATTTaagataattttgaaagtggccttaaattaatgtttcgtgatcaaaataaattaaaatttctatgtaggtacatagaaatttgaatttattttgattatatatttataagcatTCGGTGGACAACCACAAACAGTCCTTGTGGtccttttaattaaacatgtttccttttcaataaatttatacaaattacttAACATTGTTGTTTTTAAGATGATGTTTTTTGCTCCAATATTAAcgtcaactttaacctgcatAGAAAACAGAACAGCATGTCCATTATGTCGTCGTTAAAGATAACAGTTGCAAATTACCTAGACTACTCACCCTCAGGGATTatgtggaaaaaatattaaacattaatttaaaatacatttttttgtataaactgtcaattgtttttacatttatttatagcacgTAAATAGCAAAGGGATAACTTCATTTCgtaaaaatgttgtatgttGCTATCAACATAAAACTGTGttcagtatattttattatttttaatttcacacaTACATATAGATGACCGAAGTATAGAATTAAATCCCTTATCTCTGACGAGCCTTATTAAACCCAACTAAAACTATGAGTGAAATAAACgcttaataaaatgttatagcTAAGGCGGGACTATAACTATAAACACCAaacgtttaatttatatttcaaatattaagcCCAATGTGGATTTAGTGGCAGACatagtaaaattttgtatttcagcGGCCTTTGTGACATTGTGGCAAGATGATTGCTATTTTACGAGATTAAAAGCCTGTTTCACCATTTGGTTGAATAAAGTATAAACTttatgtaacatatcgaacACCGCTAAACTGTTTTTCATATGTGTTGGATAGCtaactagtaaataatagataGATTTATCTAGTAGTTAGTTTATCAGACAGGTGGTATGCTAcgtaaaattaactaaattatttttcatctgaAATACCTTGTCGATACGATTACGTTCAATAAAGTCAAAATCTATAGGGCTATACCGCTCCCGCCGGCCGGGCAGAATGGgtaaacccaagaagtgctggttTAATATCggatatcaaattttatgtgcgtgccaatggtctgacaactagcaATTGAGAGAGAATTGGAGACGGATATGtagaaaagcggaccctgggctccaacgctcatcggctgaggaagaaaccgggaaaacgctcagatgacagTGATTGGTTTTTGAAACACAGCTCCGCACTGCACAATTTCGGTTGAGACCCGGCTTTAGTCCTATAGACTATTGGCTCGCACATCATTGAATGACAAACATAAGTCTCAGTACAAATTTAGCTTGCTTAGCTATGCATAGAAGTAGTTCCTAGTAGCAATAGGTATGTTCAATccgataaatattaaatactatcggcccgtcccggcttcgctcgggtaaaaacataataaattatacacaaacCTTTTTCAGGAATCACATAACCTATGGGAAAATGAAAATTCGAacaatagtttattatgtagacagacgcggtagaggataTTGTAgaccatatatatatgtgaGGATAGacttaaaaattacatcacgcaaatataaaatacatatgaaAACATATAAGGAGCTCGTTAACTCAGCACTCGTGTGCTTATACTTATGGGTAATTAAGAATAACACGTTGTCATGATTTATCTTCAACATTCTagcaagtatttttttttaaataataatatcggGGCCTTCTAATAGATACTTAAAACGCCTCAACGTATGAGGCGTTTTGGCAAATCAAAAAACCATAAacatataactattttaatattttttcgtggatcttattattgatatttcaCAAGTAGTTAAACTCATTTTACCTTATAAGTATCACATCAGTTTTAAATCGAGGATTAAGCTGTTGCGATCGTAAACACAAAATAAGCTTCGCATCGCTTAAATTTTACGCCGGGTGAGGGAATATTTTCAccataaaagtttatttggcAAATTTGTACCGTCCTTGGAAACTTACTACccatataattgttttatagttGCTACAGGAGAGTTATGGAACTGTAATGAGTAGGGTATGATGACTTTTAGGTTTGGACGATAAGGGACCACTGTTTTGTTCGCGTTCGGCGATGGATAGTTTGAATTTAGGTTACGTACGTGGATGGGTTTTAAATCATACCCTAATTcatagcgaaaactaaaagaaTATGTCAGGAAATCATGCTACACTAGAAAAACTATTTCATTCGATGGTATTACAGTTtactaatagaaaaaatatactaacaaTTTTCGACTAGGACAATGGTAATCATCCTTAAATTTAGAAGATATTGTATTTTCTAATATACCTATTGCGATCGGATCAAGTTAAAGCTACTATGATATTTATGATTAAGGATGTTAAACTTTAACCTTATGGATTTATCCTTGGATTTATCCATCCATTTATGGATAAATCCATAAGGGTAGTACTTTAAGTATTGCTTTAAGTACGGATATATATCCGTCGATAAATACTTAAAGTACTTATGTACTAATGTAGATGTAGCCTTAAGTCAACATGTAAAAAGTAAGCAAAGCTCTAATTAGATCCGTGAGATTCGAAGTTACAGTTTGTGTCTCAACTGTGTTAGTCTAGGCTTTGTATTAGAGCTCCTATAACTCCTAAAATtgtatacaattatatataagtatgttgTATGGGGTGTGTTGATTATTtaagagtacctactactaTCGCTAattgaaaatactgtacgcCGACGTAAgacgtaaagagatgaattaattcagccgaactggcatggtctcgatagctcagtggtcaagagcactgccCCGGAAAGACAAGGAtgcgggttcaatccccgctcgatttcagatttttttcatctcattattattttcgaaaataggttaaaaagcatgtgtgacatgtataataataaatccattaaaaagaaatatatatacttataattatatacaatcgTTCTGCCTCTCTATAATCTTCGTATCTTACCAGTTGCATTCGGAGTTGGACGCTGCGAAGCTCTGTGGatcaacttaaaaaataattattaggaCACTcacgggaagatatggagCGGTGGTGTTCAAAGGCGGGAGCCACACGCTTCataattattctaaaaattTCACAAACCCAAAAAAcagtaataacataaattgaCATTCTATGCTATGTCTGCAAAATCGTTATTTTCCCGTGGCAAATGGCCGGaaattactgttttttttcattgagTACCATTTGCCAGTAATGCCTGGATTAAACTTTGTTCGCTCTGATTTCGTGTTTAAGTGCTTTAAGTGCACATTTAAGAGAACACTAGATATGCCCGCAGCTgtgcccgcgtgaattttctgggatgaaagaTAACTTCAAAatacgtgtatgcaaaatttaaagaatattggttgagtagattgagcgtgaagtggtatcaatcatacaaatttactttcgcatttttaatattagttaggattacgATTTCATTACATCTCTTACTTTCTCTCACCTTTTATGAATCATTCGATAggtctctttctctctcttaccctttaaattttaaatgaggctattaaaattaacaaaagtgAAGCGTTTTTaacaactatataaaaaataattgtttactaAAGTACTAAAGTTTGCCAAGAGGTTACTTTTTCCCCACTTTTCCGTTATTATACGGTTTAGAGCCATGCgtcattgctcagtcgcgcaCCGTCATTTTGACGTACAGATATTGCATGGAGATTcaacgtacgtcaacgcatgCCAGTGTTAAAATTCACATTAATTCGTTACTCCATGTTGACgtaaaaatacatgtaaaaaacaaactttaaattttataatagtaatatggATAAGCTACGCTGTATGACTCCATCGTCCTTTGGGTGTATCTCAGAGCGTCTCGAATgctgcgctgtcattacaaattttagaattttagcTAAGAAACCTAACCATAATTAGTCTACTGGTATGAGATGATAAGATTTggtatctgactttaaaaaaatatttgtggtaatgtcaattttataaaaattgattttggaaataattccttctttaagaaaatttacggatcgtaatgatagcgcggccgcagcgttcGATGCtctctgagaaccacccatgaaattaataggtaacttcgaagtacctactaatttcatggaACCATCCTTTGAGTAATCTGAAAGTTTAGCTTTCGTGTTTTCATCATCATAGTATCTTACATACCATATTAAGTTTGTAGAAGggattacaaaacaaaaattaaaagattgtTAAAACAgtcaaatatgttttattacagttgaagagaattaataaaaagtatgtttacAATATATCCCTTTCAAATAAGGgctcaaattattttaaagggATATGCCTTAAAACAACTATGAGATGAACGAAAAGTCAATATTTGCAAGGGACCTTTACactctatatatgtatataaatttgtttttgtttaatcaACGTTGTAATgctatttattagaaaaaagaaaacttaagtattataaaattacatttgttataagaataacaatatttatattgctaAACTATAACTGGTAAAACATTCCAGAACATggcgataaaaaaaagttatttacgctaagtcaatttaatattccttcggttaaaaatatgaaatcatGACCTTATAAATTCATAAGATCCCTTACATACCACAAAATTATAGCGTCTACagaaattcatataaatttaaacagtaTACAATTAGTCATCTACATTGGACTgagatatgtatgtatatacaacTTGTTACTTCCCTTAAATTTAGATGATTCGTTGATTATAACTATCCGTTAACATTAAATTCGATCTtcatgtataattatttacatacgaAAAAACTATCTACCGTGCCTTGCACAACGTCATATTAATCTTATGTACACTTTAAGTATACAGTCATGTAATTATacattaactatttttaatattactattaatttgttcactttctaaaatatatacagactAGACAATACAAGTTTTAACTCgacgataatttaaaaagattgattttatatagatcGTAGTTACCTTAGGCTTATTTTATgcattattaaatgaatttaaaagttattaatttgaGCAAATCAGCGAAACTTCAAGCGAAAATACCCTTTGGCACTATATTCACGGCTTTATACACAGTAGTTTTTTGAATGCCCTTCTGAAATccatattgaaaattgtgtagATTAGAGGGTTCAAGGCGGAATTGATATATCCGAGCCAGGTTATGAAGTTTATGAACTTGTTGGATAAACAGCAGCTTGCGCAGAATGGAATGACGAGATAGATCACGAAGAAGGGCAGCCAACACACTACGAACACCCCCATTATGATGCCAAGAGTCCTGGCAGCGCGTCGCTCCCGCGTTAACGAGATGCGCTGTTTCTCCTCGATGAATTGGTAAACAGTGTTTTGTTgactcggcttcgctcgcttTGGAGGTTTAGGCTCGTTTGCTGGCAACAATTCGTCCTCGTGTGTTTCTTTCGAATTACTTTCAGATGATGTATTCCTATTTTCTAAATTCTCTGCAGTATCGGTGACAGAATTTTCATTGGATAAAAttggaataattaatttgttgtgcGACTTGTCGTCCTTGCTCCAGTATCGCTTTTTAGCTTTCTTCTTAGGAGTTAACTTCCTAAttcgttttttcttttcaccGTCACCTTGATGCTCGTTGTGGTTAGCTTCTGAACTCACTGAATCTTGGTCGTGATGATCGTTATCTTTTGCAGTGTACCTGTTCTGGCCAGAAGAAATTGTGCTGATTTTTGTTGCCTTGGCGCGATCTCTCAGTCTTTTTTTAGTTGCCAAGTATATTTCGAAGTATACTACAGTCATAATAACTAGAGGGATATAAAACGATCCAGAGGAAGAGAATATGACAAAGCCTGGCTGCGAGGTCAATCGGCAGGGGGTGTCCGGTTCGAATACATCGGGCCAATCGTTCCATCCTAGCAAGGGAGGTGAGCTAATGACTAAAGAGAGAACCCACACTATTCCGATCATTAGCAGAACCCTTTCCAAAGTCCTCTTTTGTGCGTAATTTATAGGATCTGTAATGGCCCAGTACCTGTCGAGAGCAATCGCGCACAGGTTTAAGATTGATGATGTACAGCACATTATATCGCATGTCAGCCACATTTTGCAAACATATATTCCGAACACCCATTGTCCGAGGATCGAGTAAGCGACATTAAGGGGCAGAACAAGTACCGCTACTGTCAAGTCTGCGACTGCAAGAGAAACTATGAAGAAGTTTTGAACGATCCTCAAAGGTTTGTACGTGAAGACGCTCAAGATGACTAAGATGTTGCCAACTATCGTCGATATAATTATGAGAGTGAGGACTATGGCCGTGCAAATGGCCTCCCATTCCGGGACGGCCAGAGTAATGCCGAAGCTACTCGGGAACTTAGGGTCATCTGCGACTGCACAAACGTCCTTATCGGTCTCGATTACATCGTATATATCGCTGTAATTTACTGTAGTGTAGTTTTTGACAACGTGAGTAGACGTCTGGCCCATTTTGCCGTTACTATCTTAGCTACATTTCACGTGGCCTTATTGTTGAGAGTGTTAAATTTAATGCCATCTGTTACTTCGGAGTATTTAGACATAAGACGTTGGTAACATTTCTTCGTTTGTGCGGATATGATTCCTTGAAGGCTCATCTTCTTATACGCCATttttctgaaacaaaaataataacattaatacaTCAGTATGATAAATATCAAGACAAATTTGTCTTGATCGTAAAATAATCCTTCGTGTAAAAATAGCTTAAACCAATATCCTATACAGGCAGAATTAttgcgaaataaatattaaagtcaCAACGTATTATGCCATAAAAAACTTAATCGTCTTCGATCTGAttctaaaaatagaaaaaccaCGAAAAAATCAGTTCATTATTACTGATAGGtagtaaagtaaaatttaccTGTAAGAAATGTTTTTCAGAAACATCCATTTGTGTAGCATCCTGGATTTGTCTGATGGCGAACAAGGCCTGTAACAAAAATGATTTCTATCAGACTATTCAGCAGACAGATATTTCTATCGGACATAACTATGAAAacacgttttatttatataatttattactatacgCTTccctaaataatttaatggaCTATTTTCAGAATAAGACAGGTGGGTTCCTCTTAATGTCGGAGAGTAAACATTTATGTGGAAATCTTTATATGTTTACGTTTAATTGATATATAACTCACAATCCGGCCAGGCTTTGCTTCTGCTTTTACTTCtaaaaaattatgtgtaaAATTACGCAATTGGCTTGATTTTATCTGACAAGCAAGACGTGTACAAGAAGTGACGGTTTTGTGGAAGTAGAATTAGTAAATTGGGACTAGGTACTTGGTTTACATATACAGGCTTGAATTTTGCATGTGCAAACTCAGTTTAGCCACTCGCGATATCTAAACTATCCATTACTTACTACGAAAAGCTATGTATATAATCTTAAAGGTGGTAAATAATATCAGTCTCTAGGGACATTATAAAAGATACAATCCTTAAACCCCATTAGATCCACCTGTGCCCACATAATCATTCTGATAACATATcctattataatttgatagaTAAGCAAACAGCTTGGTATAAGTTTGAGGTAATTGGCAAATTAGCCTAAACACCAGtgcaacatatttttaaaacatgctATCTGATCTATAtgtgaaaaattatgtaaatactttaTCAACAAACTATCATAAATACTTTATCAATAATCGATATaagattatttgttagacaaataaacaaaccgCCGactattaatattcatttcagtacaacttttaaacggttgaaccgattttgatcaaatatatCTATGAACCACCGGATAAAAATTggcaatcaaataaaaataaccgcatccaaatcggttcactcgttgatgagctacggtgacACGTACACatacagacacacttagcggtcaaacttataacacccttcTTTAGCGTCGGGGAATTAAAAACAAGTATATAGTGTATTTATATAGAACTAGAAGACAGAAGGTCATCAAGTGGGCACGTGGAATAAATGTCTAAATAAGGGTTCGATCCCTTTTATACGATCCTTCAACATTTTGTCATTCATCAAGTTGTTATTTTGCTTCGTGTCTGGGGCGATGTTTAAAGTGGTGCACttttgttttaagttttttctaTTGTGCCAAGAAACTgccaataaatgtttttattatttaaagctaCAGGAAAAGATGTccaactatttaaataaatataagtattacgTTAATTTGTTCAGTCTCGTGTTCTCAGTTTCATACGGGGTTGTGAGTTATCGAAAGGGCGATTTACTC includes these proteins:
- the Oct-TyrR gene encoding octopamine receptor; the protein is MGQTSTHVVKNYTTVNYSDIYDVIETDKDVCAVADDPKFPSSFGITLAVPEWEAICTAIVLTLIIISTIVGNILVILSVFTYKPLRIVQNFFIVSLAVADLTVAVLVLPLNVAYSILGQWVFGIYVCKMWLTCDIMCCTSSILNLCAIALDRYWAITDPINYAQKRTLERVLLMIGIVWVLSLVISSPPLLGWNDWPDVFEPDTPCRLTSQPGFVIFSSSGSFYIPLVIMTVVYFEIYLATKKRLRDRAKATKISTISSGQNRYTAKDNDHHDQDSVSSEANHNEHQGDGEKKKRIRKLTPKKKAKKRYWSKDDKSHNKLIIPILSNENSVTDTAENLENRNTSSESNSKETHEDELLPANEPKPPKRAKPSQQNTVYQFIEEKQRISLTRERRAARTLGIIMGVFVVCWLPFFVIYLVIPFCASCCLSNKFINFITWLGYINSALNPLIYTIFNMDFRRAFKKLLCIKP